The Quercus lobata isolate SW786 chromosome 9, ValleyOak3.0 Primary Assembly, whole genome shotgun sequence region CCTCTAATGCTTTACTGTCAGTGGAAGCAGCTACATATTTGATAAGAAAGTCTTTGTATGGCAAGGACTTATAAAGCGCTGGGTGGCTTGCATCAACCAAAGTATTTGCTGGTTCTATAAGTGTTTCATTTGATGGACTAAGAAAGTAGGAAGCAGTTGTACGAGCTACATTTGAATTTGTCACCACTCGATGTTCAGCACCTTTCAGCTTCCCATTGCTGATAATCTACAACTCAATGTGACACAATTCCAagaacaataattaaaaaaaccattaaagaAACTAGTTAattgcaccaaaaaaaaaaacatcacccTAAATTATGAGATAATTACACTTTGTAATTTGCACAATAAACCATGAAAACTTGCAATCACCGGCCTAATTATAATAAACTTTGTAAATTGCATCCAATAGCTTGATTGACTATTAAAATTAATGATAACTTGAAAGTCACATTTTTTGCctacttagggtctgtttgagatccgtttattttgctaaaactgaaaactttttgttgaaagtactgtaaataaatgtaaaagttacctaaaatagtatagtgagacccatgaatagtatcaaaaagtgtagtggagcctatgaatagtagcaaaaataaactgaatagtaaaataaactgacaaaattaatcatgccaaacaGACTATTAATGAACTATATTTTCAAGGTCTATGTGCCAACACATGATTGTTAATTTTAACCGTTATTCACGTTGCAggatgtaattaaaaaaaaaaatttgtcacaatTTGGGTGATGATTGTAAGTTTTCATGGTTTGGGGTGCAAGTTTAGGTGATTTTCTACTAttatccctaaatttttttttgatttatttgtttatttttaatgattttataagagacaagtttttatttttatttttttttaagctattcTTTAGTAGGcatattgacaatttttttccccataaagCTAGCGTGAAATTCGTATTAGAATACTATTTGTAACAACCTATGTTCGTATTAGGCTACTATTTGTAACAATTAGAGCTTTTCGCAATCATGTAAATAACTTAGATTGACTTACATACCCAATGTAAAAGCCAACAATTGCTTAAATAACGCCTTCATAATTCAAATCATTAGTGTGAAGTATCACACATCAAATGAACTATCGgctagttttcacttttcactaGTTAAACGTCTTATTGTTACGAATTAGCTAGCAACTATCTATtctatactattaataacaggattttttatttggattttcacattttgtgtactaaaatatcctcacaaaaatttttaaactctctaaaatacccttatcttttagttaaataattttatattaaaaaaatacaaactagttaaaagagtaatttaccGTTActaagttttatgtttttttcttttatattctcCATTTGGCCTAAAGCTTAGGACACTATTTCTatatcatttttaaacattattttacGCTGTCTTacctctttcttaaaaaaaaaaaaaaaaacacacgaTTATTTACatatcacttttaaacattaaacaaaaaataaaaaaaagcattatATAGAATAATTACTAGTGTACCCATAGTACACACAAGTAAATTGTGACTTGTGTGTACTACGTGTACCCTAGAGTGTTTGTAATAGTCACTAGTCACCATtctgttttatatatataaccgaaatctctaaaactctcacaatttttcacatcatcattttaatttataattttttttaatttatcatcattttaatttataatttttttaaaatttttaaaactaaatagtgagagagtcctaacaggagtctctctctcttttttccttaatcctaaagttttttattttttaattttttatgtgagtcttttttttttttgaaacgtAAAGttagtcctttaaaaaaaaaaaaatttctaacatgTGGtctttttaaaactaaatagtgagagagtcTTAATAGgagtctttctctcttttttccttaatcctaaagatttttttattatttttttactaagtctttcttcttcttcttttttttttttttttttggaaacctAAAGTgagtcctttaaaaaaaaaaaaaaaaaaaaaatctaacatgaGGTCTAATATATGTAAAACTGAAACTACtaaaactcccacaattttccacattatcattttaatttataattttttttttaaatttatcatcaatttaatgtataattttttttttaattttttaaactaaatagtgagagagtcctaacaggagcctctttctcttttttccttaatcctaaaggtttttttatttttttattttttattttaacatgagtcttttttttttttgaaacctaaagtgagtcgtttaaaaaaaaaaaaaaaattctaacgtGTGGTCTTTataaaactaaatagtgagagagtcctaacaggagtctctctctcccttttatcCTTAATcctgaaggtttttttttttttgaaacctaaagtgagtcctttttaaaaaataaaataaaaaattctaaggtgaggtctaattaaaaaaaaaaattataattatttttctaatccTAATTCTAACTTAAGTCtctcaaaaagtcaaaaacttcagttttatattatatatagataataataatgatgtggcaagttctaaggatatgagaatgcaatttGTAGATCTACTATCAAGATAACATAGATTAGATTGGTGGTGGatagtagatttaattgcaGTTGAGTATTATGTGAAGTCATCACCGTAGAATAGTCCACGCCGGAATATGTTATGTGGAACCaatgatatgaaagaaaaagaatttttctaaaccattatattgaacaaaagaaaatacttattttcattcattttcaagttatgcatttttttaagttaaatgataaacttttaagcaaaataagtaatttttatttttatttaactatcccgtgtATCGCACATGTTAGTACGGGTTATCGACTAGTATTTATATACATACTAAAAGCTTGTGAAGATATATGTACCTGCAATGGAAAACCTATGTTAACCACAAAAGCATTAGGAATGGGTTCAACAACAATCCATTCCTCATCCTTAAAGACTTGAAGCCCGTATACATCACTTTGAAGAAGAATATTAATGAAAACAGGGTCCATATGTTTGCCCAAGCCCAAGGTTAAGCTTGGGTCTGGGCATGGCGGATAGTGATTGACCAATAGTGTTTGATTTCCAACAAGTCCACCAAGGCTGATTCCCAGGCCTTGGGAAATGAACTCCAAAATTCTGAACCCCAACTTCCTTACTTCAGCTGTATATGGCCCAACAACTTCTCTGAAAAAGGTTTCACATGaaacataataattttcatttttgttcttatatatGTCAAGTCACCACATGAAAGAACAAATTTACATGTCTATGACTATGAGAATTTACCGATATCTAGGTGGTTTTTCAGGCCAAAATTGGATGTATTTCTCTAGGGGATTACAACGGTGTATCAATGCATCCCTCCAGAGGTGAAACTTTTCAGTTGCATAATTTGCACTGCTTGTGTAGATGAAGCAGCTCTTATTGGGGTCCTTTGAAGTTTCGATTGCCTTGTCCTTACCAGATAATGCATGAAACTCCTTAAAAACACTCATGGCCTCATCCATTAAGTTGCTAGGGACTCCATGGTTGATCACCTATTAAGTGGTACAAAACATAGCATAACacaaacttataaaatatgaaaaaagttTGCCAAAAGTGGTTCATATTGTGACCATGTTTGATGCCAAGCATCTGGTAGGAATAAATCATTGTctgataaaataatagaaagaaaagatgtGGTTGGAACCTGAAAGAATCCAAACTCTTGGCTAGcttcaaaaatttgttgaattatATCTGTTTGATCATGACCCTCAAGATCAATCACTGGAATATTGTTGGCTAGAGGAACAGTGAGCTTCCCTGGTCTTTTTTCCGGTGGGAGTATATATGATTCTGGCAAGGATCGATCATTGTACCAGCTTGAAACAAGGTGCTCCATGACTTACAACTCAAATCTTCAAGGAAAAAGGAATGTCTATGGTGTGAAGAGAGCATCGACCACAAACAAGTCCTTAAAAGCTTCCACAAGTTGagtaaaataacattaaattttCCCTCAAGCATTCCTCCCCTGCCATATAGCCATATAGCACCTCAACAAGTGGGAATGGACCGAATGGTACCCTGGCCTcctgaaaaaaattcttaatttattatttaaaaattttagctaaaaaattcatACTCCTAtcgggatggcaatggggcggggcggggcggggcgggaCGGGGCCGAAGGATAGGGTCTTCGCCCCTGCcctgcatgatttttttttgcccCATCCTTGCCTTGCCCTGCCCTGCATGACGggaaaaattttcttgccccatccccgccccttggggCCCCGCAAAGCTCCACCCTACCCTGTAAATATCTACTTCTTGTTGATTTGCCCAtaactattacaatttttttttaaaaatataacatgtttcattaataaaaatatacttaaaattacaaataaatttatcccatcaaatcaaactaatttttagcaaaaactaaataatattatccaaGTGTTTtacaagacaatatcacaattaaaaaaaaaaaaaactcttagtacaaaatcaatgattcaatagtatataaatttgtttataataaagacaaaagaaaacgttaaaattggtaccttatttccaatcttgttagagagaaaaaagaggcaGAGAACTACGTTAGGTAGAATataataaattgataatatgtttgtttaaatagtaaggttttatagtgtgaaaaatttacaatctaACCCTTATCAATGTAGGACGGGGTGGgatgggtctaaaaagtctaaacccttCCTCACCCCACCTCGTGGTGCGGGACTAAAATCTTTTCTCATCCTCGCCCCACCACCTTTACGGGGAAGGAAAAACCCGCTCGGGGCAAAGCGGGGAAGGGCGGTTCAAACGGGAcggggcaaaattgccatccctatggACCTCTCCCTATAttgaaaaaattcttaatttattatttaaaaattttagttaaaaaattcatactACTAGCCCCTCCCTATATTGAAAATCAActcccaaaaaaccaaaaatttaaagTGGTCATCAGCCTGTGACgcctccaaattttttttaagggtaattaTTAAGAAACGTTTTTGGTAAACATCATTAAGGAACTTTAACTATACaaggattctcaaaaaaaaaaaaaactatacaaaatctaataaaaagataacttcaaatatttataaaaaaaaaaagtgcaaatatataaagttttatagtttcttttttataagttataatattttgaaaatagtcTCTTTATCAATTTTGCAAGTTGCATCTTTAACAATGTACAAAACCAAGTAATCAATCTTAGAAAAATGAGTCATTGTTGCACataccaaaaatataattttgaagtTGACTTTCAAGTGCCAAAAAATCAACCTTAGAAAAATGAGACGAATAGAACTGTGTTTGTTggacattttctatatgtttgaAAGAGCCTAATATATTGTTGAGGAGaacaaagtttaatttttttgggtcttaaaaaatttaggatggtcacaaaattttttttttcaagggtgaacaaataaaataattttaaaaagattatatatatatatatatatatatatgagttgggtttaagttacacttggtgtaactctaactaatgttacaccacctaatAAATTTTCATTGGATTAATATTTCCAAGATTTCATAGTTGGTgtatatattctttatattcttaacacacagatacacacacacacacacacacaaagtttCGTGTCAATCAAATGtcatttactatttgatctagAAACCCATCTTTTTTGCAcaattttaaacacaaaaacttaatatttaGATACataattgatgacatagttatcgATCTTCGATGATCTTGAAATTTCGCAAGCATGTAGTGTATAAGAGGAGAATCTATTCCAATTGTGAAGTTattaaaattcatatccaataaaaaatattaagtgataTGACattacttaatatatatatatatatatatatatatgcagtcaaaaaaaaaaaatatatatatatatatattcttgtttgactttttttttagactttatttttaaatgggCTACCAACACCATATATGGGTTTGATTACTAGGGGTGGCTCCACTTGAAGGCATGCGGGTGGTCATGAGATCACCCTGATttggagatatatatatatatatatatatatatatatatatatatatatataatcctgAAGGCATTCAGGTGGCATGTAGGTGGTCACTGGTTCCAAATCAGGGTGATCCCGTGACCACCCGCATGCCTtcagggtatatatatatatagattaggtGAGGATGGTCATGTGACCACACGCACCACATGCATGCTTTCAAGTGGAGTTGCCCCTGGTCATCAAACACGTATATGTGGTaatcaatttcttaaaaataaaaaataaaaaattacaaaatgctGAACGAATTTTAACCACGAAAACCTAAGGAATAGGTTCTCTACATAATAGACACCACTCTATtatttatattactatttaaagggtttttcctatttgaaattctcattttttttttttggttaaaaaatgcCCCTATACccttatgtttaagtagagacaaaactaaggGACAATCATGTAAAAATACAACTTCAACTCTTACTAAAAcattacctaaaaaataatatcactctcctgttgattttcaaattactttatctacatataaattagattctcaaaaaaaaaaaaaaaaaaaaaattttcccaaaaaaaatatatatttaaaaaactaGCTTTTGAACATGCGCGTGCTTAAacgctcttctattttttgggtaaattttgataatttgcatttattataatttgagattactacattttccattCATAAAatacctaggggtgtgatgaaaaaattatttcacctacaaacgcataatactcatcacaccctaggttttttttgtgattgaaaaatatagtaatcccaaattataatggatgcaaattaaatattaacttttaccaaaaaaataaaagagtctaTGAACACGCGTGTTAGCGCCTGTTTATATGCTAGTATACTGTGAAGATATATGTACCTGCAACGCAAAACCaaattgtttttaaaaccaCAAAAGCATAAGGAATAGGTTCAACAACAATCCATTCCTCATCCTTGAAGACTTGAAGCCCATATATATCGGACAAAATTGGCAAATTCCCTTTTCAGGCAAAAAAAGCAGCATTATGCctcatttcccaaactaattagggaaatacctctattttaaaactcgattttctcaaaatcgagttaagccctatagtggcatttttaagaagcttatagtgatgttttaaggacctatagtggtgttttaaaACTTGAGCTCCTTGAACttgagttataggtaaaaaaaaagaaaagaaaaattgcatgtaactcgacttcatggagttcgagttccaaaacgccactataggtccttaaaacgtcactataggctccttaaaacgccactatagggctccaatttttatttttatttttatttttataactcgattttgagaaaatcaagtttcaaaagagggacatttccctaattagtttgggaaaggagGCAAAATGttggatttgttttttgaaaggggcatttgcccattttctcccatATATATCACCTTGAAGAAGAATATTCATGATGACCGGGTCTCTATGTTTGCCAAATCCCAAGGTTAAACTCGGGTCTGGGCATGGTGGATAGTGATTGACCTACAGTGTTTGATTTTCTCCAAGTCCACAGCCAAAATGATCGGGGCTGATTCCCAAGCCTTGGGAAATGAACTCCAAAATTCTAAATCCCAACTTCCTTAATTCAGCTGCATATGGCTAAACAACTTCTCCGGAAAAGGTTTCATGAAACATAATTGGTTTTTCGGGCCAAAATTGGATGTATTTCTGTAGAGGATGACAATGGTGTAATAATCCATCCCtccaaaactgaaaattttcatttgcaaAATTATGACTACGCTTGTATAGATGTAGCAGGTCTTATTCCTTTGAAGTTTCAATTGCCTTATATTGGCAGATAATGCATGAAAACTCCTTAAAAACACTCATGGCCTCATCCATTAAGCTGCTTGGGACTCCATGGTTGATGACCTGTTAGATAGCACAAATCATAGCATAACACAAATGTgtatatagcatataaaaaaatttgcccTAAAGTTCTTCAAGTGATCATGTTTGATGCCAAGCGTCTATTAGGAATAAATTATTGTCtgataaaataatagaagaaaaGACGTGGTTAAAACCTGAAAGCATCCAAACTCTTGGCTAGATTCCAAAATGTGTTGAATTATAGATCAACCCCTGGAATATTGTTGCCTAGAGGAATAGTGAGCTTCCTTGGTCTATTTTCTGGTGGGAGTACATACGATTCTAGCAAGGATAGATCTATTGTACCAGCTTGAAACAAGGTGCTCCTTGACTTACAACTCATGTAgtcatgttaaatattagcattaatacaccatgttgaatatatTAGTATGGTTGCGGAAGCggaaacataaaatatagaacacaataacacacgagggttacgtggttcagcctaatgGCCTACATTCATGAAGGAAACCCTAAAgagctacatcaataatatattagagtgtagtacaaattcTATGTtataataaaccataatatgtgtatatatgGTAGGCTAAACTCTAGACTAGAAGGTGTTAGGACATATTTGATTCAATGTTAGtaacatatgtcaacattttatgtaattgtctaatcctttgacaaaatgcactttacctGTAACTGGGTAGATCTAGgttgtgtttaatgcttcaagaaacaaggtttcaagttcaagtgttaaagccatgcaagtctgtccaagaatcaagtcaaaaagtgcaggattttaaatcttgacagctagcatctattgaggtttaaagaGAGTTGTTTCAGCCCGAGGCTCGACAactgctcgacagatagggtatctgtcgagatttatgaagttcAAATTTTCAGTTATGATTTTCATTCAATTCGTGAATGtatgctttcttttctcacaactctaaacatatttaaggattattttaagggccgtaaaaggtgACAAAAGTTACATAAGAGCACAATTCAATAGTGTGAAGAAGAGTGTGACCGGAAATCTAGTTTGCCCTAattcttgaagaagctgttgtatttgtacaccatagggttttgtgaccaagcaacttcatgatcttcatcgtctggatgaactgaagaactttgcagtcaacatctttctcaagctggtgatcaagtcgcgtactgggattcgcgtaattggttagtcacgaactgggagccgtgcattgaaaggggagattgtcactacagaagtccaattgggtattgagataagggttcaactgtaggttggtataaggtactgagattcctttacttgtaaccacttgttttgataatagtgaattctcgagagtggtgaccttaaaatcacctggtaagttttttgccatgtaggttttccccattcgtaaacaaatcactgtatcaatttaatttccgctgcatacttagtttaattggtgatttgtttgtgctgccacgtacaattgcatgttaatttgattaattaataaacttagctaattaatcaattaatttatcacaaggggtcaatatgtttttggcctatcaaaaggATTGGGCTTTGGCCTATTACATCGGGCTAAAATACTCTAACACCctctctcaaactcaaggtggaagcttgaggttggataagatTGAAAagatcccttaaaaaaaatgccTTGAAGAAACCATGAAGATGTCCACAAAAATGCCTAGAAGAAGCTACAAAAATGCCTTGACCTTGAAAGTGACTAGAAGGATTGGGCACTATGGAGACATGCACATAGAATGACGACATCTGAAAATACCTAACAAGGGCTGCATCAATGACCAAGAAAAGCTACCATAGGTGGAGAATGGCAACATTGAAGGCCTAAAAAAGATCAGTGAAGACGACGACAAGATGAAGTATGGTTTGCGAGTTTTTGTGCGTAGGAAGGACCCAAAAAAGGATGAGAAATGGACAATTTagtgattttggattttcaaatgaagaaaatgagtccaaaatcagaatctatgtgaaaaactgagcaagataagCCCTATTGAAAAATTTCACCTTTGGTCAAAAGTTAAAGTCAATAGGCAGTGGTCAACTGAGTCAGCGGCAATGATGTCAGATTTATCAAACCGCCTTGGCCTTTTGGTTGGCACATTACCTCCCAATTTctccaatgaatttttctttgctcccctctttggccccaccaaaatttccttaTCAACATCTCAATATCATGACAAAGGCCCACTGGAAGCTTGAAACAAGGCATGGCAAAAGTTGGAATGGCTTGAACCATGGCTTTTAGAAGTACCTCCCTACCTACTTGGGATAAAAGTTGCTCTTTCCACCCTTGCAATTTATTCCATACTTGTTCTTTTATATAGTTTAGGCTTGCTCTCCTATTTTTTCCCACCACCGCCGGTAAGCCCAAATGTTTTTCATACTCTTTAACCTCCTTCACCCCCAAAAAATTTGagatctcttcttttctttccttagtGATAGCCTTGCTAAAAAAGATTGTCGTCTTCCCTCTATTTATTTGCTGGTCGGAAGCTTGTTCATACAAAgtcaaaatatcttttattttaaccaAATCTCCCATTACCGCTC contains the following coding sequences:
- the LOC115959463 gene encoding hyoscyamine 6-dioxygenase-like, with translation MEHLVSSWYNDRSLPESYILPPEKRPGKLTVPLANNIPVIDLEGHDQTDIIQQIFEASQEFGFFQVINHGVPSNLMDEAMSVFKEFHALSGKDKAIETSKDPNKSCFIYTSSANYATEKFHLWRDALIHRCNPLEKYIQFWPEKPPRYREVVGPYTAEVRKLGFRILEFISQGLGISLGGLVGNQTLLVNHYPPCPDPSLTLGLGKHMDPVFINILLQSDVYGLQVFKDEEWIVVEPIPNAFVVNIGFPLQIISNGKLKGAEHRVVTNSNVARTTASYFLSPSNETLIEPANTLVDASHPALYKSLPYKDFLIKYVAASTDSKALEEALSTTV